tagacttttttttttatacgTTATACTATGCTAAGAAAACTCTTTACCAAGAAGTAAAGAACCCAGATCGCGATAATAGAAAGCACCAGCAGCATGACCGTGTGGAGTGCTCTTCTAGTAGCAGAATCCTTGTTGAACATCCATTCTTCGTACAAGTACGTAATACACTTGAAGCTGAACTTGCCCATTAACTCGCGACGATTCAACTCTCCAATTTCTGCAACGATGTTGAAGTTCCAATCAAAAATGCCTTCTGCGACGCTAATGATCTGCAACTTTTGTGCTTCGGTCAATTCCGTCCTGGTGGCCAGCTCATAGTTCTTCTTGTATTCCCATTTCAAGCGTGTTTCTTCAGTGGGACCCAGATCGCTGAAGGTGAAGAAGTTTGTGCCCTTTTTGACCAGTTCCTTCTGTGATAGCTTCTCGAAGTTGGGGAAGAGCCCCAGTCTTCTGTACAAATTCGATCGTATTAGCTTGCCGCCGGCGAAAAGCGCCAAGTACAGAACGTGACAGTAAGAAAGAATGGTGCATGGCTCCTTGTGTATGTTTTCGTGGATGTTATTGATAAACTGCTGTAGTAGCGGTGGCTTCTGGAACGTAGCCAGGAATTCGTTTAATGATTCTGTGCTTTTAAACGTGTTTGAGTATAGCAGCTTCAGGTCCTTATAGATCTGCGTAGATCTTCTAAAATCTTCGAGCCAAAACTGCTTCAGAATGGTCGAAGTTTGCAGCTCCTCCTCCGTTACGGGGTCATTCAGTAGGCGATCTATCTCTTGCTCGATGGCATCGAACACATAATAGTACGCCAGAATACCCTGTCTGTATATAAAGCCATGTCTCATGGCGATGGCCATCTTTATGCCCATGAAGGTATTGATTTTATTGTGGGCATCTCTGGTTTGAAAGTTGATTCTGTTTGCTAGCGCCCCCACGTCAGTGGGTGAGGGTATGATTGTATTGCTACTGTCCTCCATTTTTGCGGTTATTTtatgtgtgtgtgtgtatATATGCTGTGTTATATTGTGCACTGTTAAATAGCTCCTCCTTAGACTAAGCAAGAGAGTATGAGGAGGTTGCTCTTATATACAAACACAAGAGGGCGAGAGGGGCACCTGGCCATTGCTCCATCACACCCAACTCAGGTGTAAATCGTCCTACTTATGAAGGTCATTAGCCCATGTTTGAAACCGTGTGTTACATGGCTCAAATTCCACGGTCCGATAACGCCGACCCCGAGCAGGTGCAAATGGCCAGGCGGTATCGCCAATGATCCGTTTATCTAAAGATAGATAGATGGCCGAACGTGGACTGCCTCTATGGGTACAATAACATATGCACATGGCAACGGGTCTTGGTGCTCAATCGACGGGCACATACACCCTGACTTTCCCCATCATACGACGATGCTCTAGTAAACTTGCACCCGCACCTGTTAGATAAACAAGTGCGCCCAAGATCACAATACCGAAGGGGCGATATCACCACTCAGTATTCTACAGTCGAGCATAGCGTAGTCTGGCAGTATCCCGCACGATCCATTGTATTGTTTGTCCAAACCGCATTTTATGTGTAACGATTAATCGTATATACATGGCCTACAAGAAATTACCCTGCGGCGAAgggtgaaaaaaaaagtagtggaaactaaagaaagaagagtTTAGTTACGGACCCTTTCAAGGATTGACACACTCCCAATATTTTGCTACATTATTGACCTTTGTTGAAGGAGGCGTTCGTTTATTT
Above is a genomic segment from Saccharomyces cerevisiae S288C chromosome XII, complete sequence containing:
- the HMX1 gene encoding Hmx1p (ER localized heme oxygenase; involved in heme degradation during iron starvation and in the oxidative stress response; expression is regulated by AFT1 and oxidative stress; relocates to the perinuclear region in the presence of oxidants), whose product is MEDSSNTIIPSPTDVGALANRINFQTRDAHNKINTFMGIKMAIAMRHGFIYRQGILAYYYVFDAIEQEIDRLLNDPVTEEELQTSTILKQFWLEDFRRSTQIYKDLKLLYSNTFKSTESLNEFLATFQKPPLLQQFINNIHENIHKEPCTILSYCHVLYLALFAGGKLIRSNLYRRLGLFPNFEKLSQKELVKKGTNFFTFSDLGPTEETRLKWEYKKNYELATRTELTEAQKLQIISVAEGIFDWNFNIVAEIGELNRRELMGKFSFKCITYLYEEWMFNKDSATRRALHTVMLLVLSIIAIWVLYFLVKSFLSIV